The genomic window GGTCCAGATAAGTAAGTGTTTAGTTCTCCCTAGATCTTGATAGTGATGCTGACGTGGAAGATTTCTCTGGTCCAGATAAGTAAGTGTTCTCCCTAGATCTTGATAGTGATGCTGACGTGGAAGATTTCTCTGGTCCTGATAAGTAAGTGTTCTCCCTAGATCTTGATGGTGATGCTGACGTGGAAGATTTCTCTGGTCCAGATAAGTAAGTGTTTAGTTCTCCCTAGATCTTGATAGTGATGCTGACGTGGAAGATTTCTCTGGTCCAGATAAGTAAGTGTTCTCCCTAGATCTTGATAGTGATGCTGACGTGGAAGATTTCTCTGGTCCTGATAAGTAAGTGTTCTCCCTAGATCTTGATGGTGATGCTGACGTGGAAGATTTCTCTGGTCCAGGTAAGTTAGTGTTTAGTTCTCCCTAGATCTTGATAGTGATGCTGACGTGGAAGATTTCTCTGGTCCAGATAAGTAAGTGTTCTCCCTAGATCTTGATAGTGATGCTGACGTGGAAGATTTCTCTGGTCCAGATAAGTTAGTGTTTAGTTTTACCTAGATCTTGGCAGTGATGCTGACGTAGAAGATTTCTATTTTGGTTaatatttactcaagttatcgTGTTCATCAGCTAGTTGTTGGTGGATGGACGCCAGACAacacagtatggcataagctcacctttgTCCTTTGAACGAGGTGAGCTAATAAGGTAGATATTCCTAAGATATTTCCTATATTCTGAGAATATTAACACTTTTTTGTAAGAGAAACAGCCTGTTTTCTGCTGTaaatcaacaagaggcccagaggggctgtatcgctcacctggatttcatgagatatgaaacaagaatgatgattaagtatatttgtcactagtattgctatgtcaatatatcataggcattttatatgggtacgtgaggtttttatgccaaaaaatacattaatccatgaaatgaaattgacttttggcgcaaccccatagggatgctaccacacaaatttgagtgatatccattgcttagtttcagaaaagaagttgtttaaaccaatttaccccttttgaccctgccctctgcaccccggggggtcagttccttcctttataaaattttgaatccttacccaaaaggatgctaccagtcaaatatgagctgtttcagagaagaagttgttcatatcaatttaaccaaattgttccttttggccccgcccctcagcccccagggggttggccccgtcatttgttcaattttgaatccttaaccaaagggaatgctaccagtcaaatattagagatatcccTTGCTTactttcagagaaaaagttgttcatatcaatttagccaaattgaccccttttgtccccgcctctcaggcccaagggaggtcggccccactatttgtacaattttgaatcccgaccccaaagggatgctcacagtcaaatatgagcaatatctattgcttggtttcagaggagaagttgttcatatcaatttagccaaattgacccctcttgccccgccctcaggcccccgtggggtcagcctcaccattagtacaattttgaatccccatcccatagtgatgcttccaggcaaatatgagcaatatccattgctcggtttcagagaagaagtcgttaatatcaatatagccaaattgacccctcttggccctgcccctcaggcccccagggggtcagccccatcatttgtacaattttgaatccccaccaaatagttatgctaccaggcaaatatgagcaatatccactgctcggtttcagagaagaagtcgtttatatcaatatagcccaattgaccaaatttggccccgcccctcaggcccctggggggtcagccccttcatttgtacaattttgaatcctcaccccatagtgatgctaccaggcaaatatgagtgatatccattgctaggtttcagagaagtcgttactattaatagagccaaattgaccccttttggccctgcccctcagacccctggggggtcagccccaccatttgtacaattttgagtgcCCACCCCATAGGAATGCTTCTGACCAactttggtcaaattctgatcatttttttatgaagaagaagtcaattgttgacgaacggacggacgacggacgctacggtatggcataagctcaccttggtccttcggaccaggtgagctaaaaatacagCTGGAAACCTCGTCCTATGTGAGCTTTTTATCTACCGTCTGTATGTGATCaacactttatatataaatataaacatcattTGACTTCAGAGAATCTGGAGAAGATTAACTGCCCACAGAAGGATCAGACATACACAGTACACttgtaacattttatttcaaaattttaactaAAACAGATTGCTGCTGAAGCTGAATTTCTTTTCATACATTTATACAACAGCAGGCAACAGTGaacaaatacaataatgtagCAGACACTGTCATAAACTGGATCAATAATACCGCGACTTAACACAACTTTTACCCTGGAAACATACAGACATGATGGAATGTGTATAAATTAGTATCTAAAGGAATTATACGTGCTCCAATGGTGTTTTACCATTCACAACAAAGCACCTCACTCGGTCTgacaaacaattaaaacaaaaaattatcaacacataataatgaatttttaaacaaatcataTTGCAGATtagatatgtatgttttaatttccttttaaaCAGTATGACTGGATGGAGATCTGAATATTTTATAACATTCTTGCAATCCCTTTTAACAATTTTCCACTTCTCAGAACCGTTTATTAAATGTCAACAAGACTTGGTACTGATTGTCAGTGGTTGGTCAGGGTCAGAATCTACAATCAAGACTTGGTATCGATTGTCAGTGGTTGGTCAGGGTCAGAATCTACAATCAAGACTTGGTACTGATTGTCAGTGGTTGGTCAGGGTCAGAATGTAAAATCAAGACTTGGTACCGATTGTCAATGGTTCGTCAGGGTCAGAATCTACAATCAAGACTTGGTACTGATTGTCAGTGGTTGGTAATGGTTAGAATCTACAATCAAGACTTGGTACCGATTGTCAGTGGTTGGTAATGGTTAGAATCTACAATCAAGACTTGGTACTGATTGTCAGTGGTTGGTAAGGGTCAGAATCTACAATCAAGACTTGGTACTGATTGTCAGTGGTTGGTAATGGTTAGAATCTACAATCAAGACTTGGTACCGATTGTCAGTTCATGGTCAGGGTCAGAATCTACAATCACTTTGTGGGTGGTTGAGGATGTGGAGGTAGTTAACATAAGGGGTCAGTGAATGCAAAATACTTCTCACAGAAACTTAATAAAACTAAGAGGCAATTATCTACACTGGTGAGGAAAGTGACCAGGGAGTTAGGGGCTAGGGTGATGTTCTCACTGACCAGGGAGTTAGGGGCTAGGGTGATGTTCTCACTGACCAGGGAGTTAGGGGCTAGGTTGATGTTCTCACTGACCAGGGAGTTAGGGGCTAGGGTCAAGTTCTCACTGGCCAGGAAGTTAGGGGCTATATAGGGTCATGTTCTCACTGACCAGGGAGTTAGGGGCTAGGGTGATGTTCTCACTGACCAGGGAGTAAGGGGCTAGGGTGATGTTCTCACTGACCAGGGAGTTAGGGGCTAGGGTGATGTTCTCACTGACCAGGGAGTAAGGGGCTAGGGTGATGTTCTCACTGACCAGGGAGTAAGGGGCTAGGGTGATGTTCTCACTGACCAGGGAGTTAGGGGCTAGGGTGATGTTCTCACTGACCAGGGAGTTAAGGGCTAGGGTGATGTTCTCACTGACCAGGGAGTAAGGGGCTAGGGTCATGTTCTCACTGACCAGGGAGTAAGGGGCTAGGGTGATGTTCTCACTGACCAGGGAGTTAGGGGCTAGGGTGATGTTCTCACTGACCAGGGAGTTAGGGGCTAGGGTGATGTTCTCACTGACCAGGGAGTAAGGGGCTAGGGTGATGTTCTCACTGACCAGGGAGTTAGGGGCTAGGGTGATGTTCTCACTGACAAGGGAGTTAGGGGCTAGGGTGATGTTCTCACTGACCAGGGAGTAAGGGGCTAGGGTCATGTTCTCACTGACCAGGGAATTAGGGGCTAGGGTCATGTTCTCACTGACCAGGGAGTTAAGGGCTAGGGTGATGTTCTCACTGACAAGGGAGTTAGGGGCTAGGGTGATGTTCTCACTGACCAGGGAGTTAAGGGCTAGGGTCATGTTCTCACTGACCAGGGAGTTAGGGGCTAGGGTGATGTTCTCACTGACCAGGGAGTTAGGGGCTAGGGTGATGTTCTCACTGACCAGGGAGCTAGGGGCCAGTGTGATGTTCTCACTGACCAGGGAGTTAGGGGCTAGGGTGATGTTCTGTTCTCACTGACCAGGGAGTTAGGGGTTAAGGTCATGTTCTCACTGACCAGGGAGTTAGGGGCTAGGGTGATGTTCTCACTGACCAGAGGGAGCTAGGGGCTAAGGTCATGTTCTCACTGACCATAGAGGTAGGGGCCAGGGTGATGTTCTCACTGACCAGGGAGTTAGGGGCTAGGGTCAAGTTCTCACTGACCAGAGGGAGCTAGGGGCTAAGGTCATGTTCTCACTGACCATAGAGGTAGGGGCCAGGGTGATGTTCTCACTGACCAGGGAGTTAGGGGCTAGGGTCATGTTCTCACTGACCATGGAGTTAGGGGCTAGGGTGTTCTCACTGGCCAGGGAGTTAGGGGTTAAGGTCATGTTCTCACTGACCAGGGAGTAAGGGGCTAGGGTGATGTTCTCACTGACAAGGGAGTTAGGGGCTAGGGTGATGTTCTCACTGACCAGGGAGTTAGGGGTTAAGGTCATGTTCTCACTGACCAGGGAGTTAGGGGCCAGTGTGATGTTCTCACTGACCAGGGAGTTAGGGGCTAGGCTCATGTTCTCACTGACCATGGAGTTAGGGGCCAGTGTGATGTTCTCACTGACCAGGGAGTTAGGGGCTAGGGTCAAGTTCTCACTGACCAGAGGGAGCTAGGGGCTAAGGTCATGTTCTCACTGACCATAGAGGTAGGGGCCAGGGTGATGTTCTCACTGACCAGGGAGTTAGGGGCTAGGGTGATGTTCTCACTGACCAGGGAGTTAGGGGCTAGGTTGATGTTCTCACTGACCAGGGAGTTAGGGGCCAGGGTGATGTTCTCACTGACCAGGGAGTTAGGGGCTAGGGTGATGTTCTCACTGACCAGGGAGTTAGGGGCTAGGGTGATGTTCTCACTGACCAGGGAGTTAGGGGCTAGGGTGATGTTCTCACTGACCAGGGAGTTAGGGGCTAGGGTTATGTTCTCACTGACCAGAGAGTTAGGGGCCAGGGTCATGTTCTCACTGACCAGGGAGTTAGGGGCTATATAAGGTTATGTTCTCACTGACCAGAGAGTTAGGGGCTAGGGTCATGTTCTCACTGACCAGGGAGTTAGGGGCTAGGCTCATGTTCTCACTGACCAGGGAGTTAGGGGCTAGGGTGATGTTCTCACTGACCAGGGAGTTAGGGGCTAGGGTCATGTTCTCACTGACCAGGGAGTTAGGGGCTAGGGTGATGTTCTCACTGACCATAGAGGTAGGGGCTAGGGTGATGTTCTCACTGACCAGGGAGTTAGGGGCTAGGGTGATGTTCTCACTGACCAGGGAGTTAGGGGCTAGGGTGATGTTCTCACTGACCAGGGAGTTAGGGGCTAAGGTCATGTTCTCACTGACCATAGAGGTAGGGGCTAGGGTCATGTTCTCACTGACCATAGAGGTAGGGGCTAGGGTCATGTTCTCACTGACCAGGGAGTTAGGGGCTAGGGTCATGTTCTCACTGACCAGGGAGTTAGGGGCTAGGATCATGTTCTAAAGGCTCACATAGTGAACTTATCAATATATCTTTTGAACATACATACCTCACATTGATGTTATTATCATCTTTTTACAAAGCTTGGTGAATACAAAATGGCATTACAAATTAAGTTCCCtgagaacaagaggcccatataGGCCTTAACAGTCACATGAGTTCTTAAATCTTTACagattttggttttaaaaacaTGAATGAAAATATCACTGAGcattaaaacaagaggcctagaAGGCCTGTGCATCATTTACCAGGATATTTCAATAATCATGGGAAAATACTCTCATTTAAgttaatatattatttgttaaacTTTTTGAGCTGCATCTCCCAACAATTGCACAAATCAAATGTGGACCAAATCTTCTCATtcttaaacaagaggcccagagagcctgcatcactcaccAGGATATTTCAGGtatcataacaaaaatatttacatttttctaCCTCTCTTGATGAATCCAGTCATTCTTCAAGAAGAACGAAttcagaagttttttttttgcaacatTTCCCCTATTAGGACCCTTCACTCCAGCCCCAAGAGACATATAGCCCCCATTTACACAAAACTTGTTCTCTGTTGCCCAATAATGCTTTAGActatatttcaacaaaatccATTTAatcattcaggactagtagggttttaaaggaattacctcaatttccccaaTTGAGCCCCACCTTTCTTGCTCCAGGGGGTGGGGAgtgggggtcagagtcaccatttatgcaaaagcTGTTCTCCTTCCctcaaggatatttctgaccaaatttggttcaaatcgaTTGAGGATTTTTTGACTATTAGCCATTTGAAACAAATGTTGACAAATGACatgccatgacataagctcactggcCCTTTGAGCCAGGTGagcaaataaaaaagaaaaagtattttgaggtttttcctctatttctcctattgggcctGCCCCTCAcgccccaggggagccacatcTTTTTTGCCCAATAATGTTCCTTAaccaaatatcaaaattcattcaggTGCTCAGGACTAGGAAAAAGATTTTCCTCATCAATTCCCCATATTTTGCACCCACCCCTTGGACACCATGACGGCCAGATCCAaaagtttatacaaaatttgttcctcttcacccaaggatgtgtCAAACCATATATtgaccaaatcctttcattccttCATGAGatgaaggattttaaagaatttgctatatttcccctattggatcCCAATCTTAAAAGGCCTCTTGGCGCCAAGCCCATCATTTATACAGAATTAGTTCACCCGAGGATACTCCACACCAAATATGGTTGAAATCTGTTTAGTGGTTCATGATAAGTAGTGTAAAGTTAATGGATGACAAACACAGGATAACAGACAGCAGATGCTGTACCACAGCGTAAGTTCACCAGTCCTTCGGATCAGGCACGCTAAAAATGTAAGTCTATTCCATGAAGTGCGGGATAATGTTTGTTTCCACAATATATGGATcttttaatgataatttaataATTCACATCATGtttaaattgaacaaaatataattaagtTTACCCCATCACATTGAACCATCGGTAATTGTGGTTTAACAGGACACTAGGTTGAAGGCCACGAGCAAAATCAAACGCAGTCAGGCTAAAGGCCACCAGCTACCTCAAACGCAAATCAGGCTAAAGGCCACAAGCTAGATCAAACACAGTCAGGTTAAAGGCCACCAGCTAGATCAAACACAGTCAGGTTAAAGGCCACCAGCTAGATCAAACACAGTCAGGCTAAAGGCCACAAGCTAGATCAAACGCAGTCAGGCTAAAGGCCACCAGCTACCTCAAACGCAAATCAGGCTAAAGGCCACAAGCTAGATCAAACACAGTCAGGCTAAAAGCCACCAGCTAGATCAAACACAGTCAGGCTAAAGGCCACAAGCTACATCAAACACAGTCAGGCTAAAGGCCACCAGCTACATCAAACGCAGTCAGGCTAAAGGCCACCAGCTACATCAAACGCAGTCATGCTAAAGGCCACCAGCTACATCAAACGCAGTCATGCTAAAGGCCACCAGCTACATCAAACACAGTCAGGCTAAAGGCTACCAGCTAGATCAAACACAGTCAGGCTAAAGGCCACCAGCTAGATCAAACACAGTCAGGCTAAAGGCCACCAGCTACATCAAACGCAGTCAGGCTAAAGGCCACCAGCTACATCAAACACAGTCAGGCTAAAGGCCACCAGCTACATCAAACACAGTCAGGCTAAAGGCCACCAGCTAGATCAAACGCAGTCAGGCTAAAGGCCACCAGCTAGATCAAACACAGTCAGGCTAAAGGCCACCAGCTAGATCAAACGCAGTCAGGTTAAAGGCCACCAGCTAGATCAAACACAGTCAGGCTAAAGGCCACCAGCTACATCAAACACATTCAGGCAAAAGGCCACCAGCTACATCAAATGCAGTCAGGCTAAAGGCCACCAGCTACATCAAACGCAGTCATGCTAAAGGCCACCAGCTACATCAAACAGTCAGGCTAAAGGCCACCAGCTAGATCAAATGCAGTCAGGCTAAAGGCCACCAGCTACATCAAACACAGTCAGGCTAAAGGCCACAAGCTACATCAAACACAGTCAGGCTAAAAGCCACCAGCTACATCAAATGCATTCAGGCTAAAGGCCACCAGCTAGATCAAACACAGTCAGGCTAAAGGCCACAAGCTACATCAAACACAGTCAGGCTAAAGGCCACCAGCTAGATCAAACACAGTCAGGCTAAAGGCCACCAGCTAGATCAAATGCAGTCAGGCTAAAGGCCACCAGCTACATCAAATGCAGTCAGGCTAAAGGCCACCAGCTAGATCAAACACAGTCAGGCTAAAGGCCACCAGCTAGATCAAATGCAGTCAGGCTAAAGGCCACCAGCTACATCAAATGCAGTCAGGCTAAAGGCCTCCAGCTACATCAAATGCAGTCAGGCTAAAGGCCACTAGCTAGATCAAACACAGTCAGGCTAATGGCCACCAGCTACATCAAACACAGTCAGGCAAAAGGCCACCAGCTACATCAAACGCAGTCAGGCTAACGGCCACCAGCTACCTCACACGCAGTCAGGCTAAAGGCCACCAGCTACCTCACACGCAGTCAGGCTAAAGGCCACCAGCTACCTCACACGCAGTCAGGCTAAAGGCCACCAGCTACATCAAACACAGTCAGGCTAAAGGCCACCAGCTACATCAAACACAGTCAGGCTAAAGGCCAACAGCTACATCAAACACAGTCAGGCTAAAGGCCACCAGCTACATCAAACACAGTCAGGCTAAAGGCCAACAGCTAGATCAAACACACTCAGGCTAAAGGCCACCAGCTACATCAAACACAGTCAGGCTAAAGGCCACCAGCTACATCAAACACAGTCAGGCTAAAGCTTGTCTGAATTGTCTCAACCCTAGAACAGTGGCTTGTCTGAATTATTTCAACACTAGAACATTGGCTTGTCTGAATTAACTCAACACTAGAACATTAGCTTGTCTGAATTATTTCAACACTAAAACAGTAGCTTTTCTGAATTATGTCTCAACACTAAAACACTAGCTTGTCTGAATTATTTCAACACTAAAACATTAGCTTGTCTGAATTATCTCAATACTAGAACACTAGCTTGTCTGAATTATCTCAACACTAAAACACTAGCTTGTCTGAATTATCTCAACACTAGAAAAGAAACTTGTCTGAATTATCTCAACCCTAGAACAGTGGCTTGTCTGAATTATCTCAACCCTAGAACAGTGGCTTGTCTGAATTATCTCAACCCTAGAACCCTAGCTTGTCTGAATTATCTCAACACTAGAACACTAGCTTGTCTGAATTATCTCAACCCTAGAACATTAGCTTGTCTGAATTATCTCAACACTAGAACACTAGCTTGTCTGAATTATCTCAACCCTTGAACCCTAGCTTGTCTGAATTATCTCAACACTAGAACACTAGCTTGTCTGAATTATCTCAACACTAAAACATGCAGTAGTTTGTCTGAATTATCTCAACCCTAGAAGAGTAGCATGTATAGttaaatgtatacaatgtatcttcaGTGTAGAAATGAGGTCTATATAAGAATAATAAGAACTAATTTGTTTTGAAGTcacattttaaatacaaaactaTGAATTTTATCATCAGAGTCTTTTCAAGCGGTCTTCGATAAGTGCCTGCCAGGAGTTGTCTGTCCAGTTGTCTAATCTTTCTTGTTTTGCGTGCTTCATGTGTTTGTTGTGACAGGCAGTCATCAAAATGTGTTCCCAAACTGGCTCAGCACAGGCCcctgaaatatcaaatattatcaTCAGATAGGTTTCGAAGAGAAATATTGGGGTGGTGCTATCATTCTTACAGGGGGCTAGGGTAGATAAATCTGTAGGAGATACCATTATTTTGACAGTGGTGTTAGGTTAAGAAGAGAAAATTTGTGGGAAACACATGTTCCATTATTCAGACATTGGATGAGGAAAAAGAAATGATAGGAAGATACCATTATCCTAACAGTGGGGTTAGAAAGAGAAATGGTAGGGAGATACCATTATCCTGACAGTGGGGTTAGAAAGAGAAATGGTAGGGAGATACCATTATCCTGACAGTGGGGTTAGAATGAGAAATGGTAGGGAGATACCATTATCCTGACAGTGGGGTTAGAAAGAGAAATGGTAGGAAGATACCATTATCCTGACAGTGGGTTAGAAAGAGAAATGGTAGGGAGATACCATTATCCTGACAATGGGTTAGAAAGAGAAATGGTAGGAAGATACCATTATCCTGACAATGGGTTAGAAAGAGAAATGGTAGGAAGATACCATTATCCTGACAAGACAATGCATATAACACAATGGATATCAAACCTTTGATGTCGGGTCGGTCGTCAATCAGCAGGTGTCCGTTGATCATGGTCTTGTCCCGAGTTAGGATGACTTTGTCTATAAAGTCTTTTCCTAGATGGTTCTCCACCCATTCATACTGTAAGAAAAAATGGTGGTGAAAGAACAACATCATGCTGGCATCTCCTTTCTGATTTTCTGTAATTCCCTTCTCTTAAAACCCAGGAGGACTCCCTGTAAATCTGTATCGATTGTATGAAAGATAACTTTGCCTTGGCTGGGTAATCAGTTTGATATTTGTACGAGAGATTACCTTTTCCTTGGCTGGGTAATCAGTTTGATATTTGTATGAGGGATTACCTTTTCCTTGGCTGGGTAATCAGTTTAATATTTGTACGAGAGATTACCTTTTCCTTGGCTGGGTAATCAGTTTGATATTTGTATGAGGGATTACCTTTTCCTTGGCTGGTTAATCAGTTTGATATTTGTATGAGGGATTACCTTTTCCTTGGCTGGGTAATCAGTTTGATATTTGTACGAGAGATTACCTTTTCCTTGGCTGGGTAATCAGTTTGATATTTGTACGAGAGATTACCTTTGCCTTGGCTGGGTAATCAGTTTGATATTTGTACGAGAGATTACCTTTTCCTTGGCTGGGTAATCAGTTTGATATTTGTACGAGAGATTACCTTTGCCTTGGCTGGGTAATCAGTTTGATATTTGTACGAGAGATTACCTTTTCCTTGGCTGGGTAATCAGTTTGATATTTGTATGAGGGATTACCTTTTCCTTGGCTGGGTAATCAGTTTGATATTTGTACGAGAGATTACCTTTTCCTTGGCTGGGTAATCAGTTTGATATTTGTACGAGAGATTACCTTTGCCTTGGCTGGGTAATCAGTTTGATATTTGTACGAGAGATTACCTTTTCCTTGGCTGGGTAATCAGTTTGATATTTGTACGAGAGATTACCTTTGCCTTGGCTGGGTAATCAGTTTGATATTTGTATGAGAGATTACCTTTTCCTTGGCTGGGTAATCagtttgatatttgtataagaGATTACCTTTTCCTTGGCTGGGTAATTAGTTTGATATTTGTATGAGGGATTACCTTTTCCATGGCTGGGTAATCAGTTTGATATTTGTACGCGAGATTTCCTTTTCCTTGGCTGGGTAATCAGTTTGATATTTGTACGCGAGATTACCTTTTCCTTGGCTGGGTAATCAGTTTGATATTTGTATGAGGGATTACCTTTTCCTTGGCTGAGTACTGGTACTTAAATAAGGGACTGGTACAGAGGAATACATCCaccctacaaaacaaaaacaaagattcAGATTCCGTCTCTAACTTTCCTCAGTTATTCAGACATAAACAATCAATGTTAACCTTAGTTTAAAgccacatacatgtattcacGAAGAAAcatacatcaatgtttacattttgagctttttacagttttagaacttgaaatcttgaaatcataactgtggctgccggaccaagtttctctgaaaattagtcccacaatgcaatggcgggttttacagttcatacaaaatggcggaacgccgcaagcgtggaactgcgaaaacgcagacagattctaccaaaaaaagacaaatgtgtgtggaatcggcaaaacccgagtatttccttaggaaaggaaatgattcatTGGA from Pecten maximus chromosome 1, xPecMax1.1, whole genome shotgun sequence includes these protein-coding regions:
- the LOC117339544 gene encoding 5'(3')-deoxyribonucleotidase, mitochondrial-like; the protein is MAGRRAISKLMERRLRVLVDMDQTIADFEGYFLTMYRKKFPEEPYINMEDRRTFYLGDQYEKLQDGLKKKVQSIYEAEGFFRDLPPLPGACEAIKKMNSMEGVDVFLCTSPLFKYQYSAKEKYEWVENHLGKDFIDKVILTRDKTMINGHLLIDDRPDIKGACAEPVWEHILMTACHNKHMKHAKQERLDNWTDNSWQALIEDRLKRL
- the LOC117321622 gene encoding cell wall protein TIR4-like, coding for MVSENMSLAPNSLVSENITLAPNSLVSENMTLTPNSLVSENITLAPNSLVSENITLAPYSLVSENMTLTPNSLASENTLAPNSMVSENMTLAPNSLVSENITLAPTSMVSENMTLAPSSLCENITLAPSSLVSENITLAPNSLVSENITLAPNSLVSENMTLALNSLVSENITLAPNSLVSENITLALNSLVSENMTLAPNSLVSENMTLAPYSLVSENITLAPNSLVSENITLAPNSLVSENITLAPYSLVSENITLAPNSLVSENITLAPNSLVSENITLAPYSLVSENMTLAPYSLVSENITLALNSLVSENITLAPNSLVSENITLAPYSLVSENITLAPYSLVSENITLAPNSLVSENITLAPYSLVSENITLAPNSLVSENMTLYSP
- the LOC117321630 gene encoding cell wall protein TIR4-like codes for the protein MILAPNSLVSENMTLAPNSLVSENMTLAPTSMVSENMTLAPTSMVSENMTLAPNSLVSENITLAPNSLVSENITLAPNSLVSENITLAPTSMVSENITLAPNSLVSENMTLAPNSLVSENITLAPNSLVSENMSLAPNSLVSENMTLAPNSLVSENITLYSP